Within Fusobacterium gonidiaformans ATCC 25563, the genomic segment ATGCTAAAAAAGGAGCATTAAAATCATTAGCCATACAAGAAGGATATGAAACTTTTGTGATTCCGGATAATGTAGGAGGTCGTTTTTCGGTATTTACAGCAGTAGGATTGTTACCAATCGCTGTATCTGGAATCTCTATTTCTGAATTGATGAGTGGAGCAAAAGATGGAGAGTTGGAATATAGTAAAACTTTTGATGAAAATATTTGTTATCAATATGCAGCTGTTCGAAATATCTTATATCGAAAAAATATTTCTGTGGAGTTGTTAGTAAATTATGATCCAAGATTTCATTTTATTGCAGAATGGTGGAAGCAATTATTTGGAGAATCCGAGGGAAAAGATGGAAAAGGTTTATTTCCAGCTGCTGTAGATTTAAGTACAGATTTACATTCTATGGGACAGTATATTCAAGATGGAAAACGAATCTTAATGGAAACTGTTTTACAAGTAGAAGCAGAAGAAGAAGATATTACTCTAGAACTAGAAAAAGAAGATTTAGATGGTTTAAATTATTTGGCTGGAAAAACAATGCATGAAATTAATCAAAAAGCATTTTCTGGAACTTTATTAGCACATATCGATGGTGGGGTTCCAAATTTTGTAATCACCTTACCGGAAGTCAATGCTTATTATATAGGAAAACTTCTATATTTCTTTGAAAAAGCTTGTGGAGTGAGTGGATATTTATTAGCAGTAAATCCATTTAATCAACCTGGAGTAGAGTCCTATAAAAAAAATATGTTCGCATTATTAGGAAAAAAAGGATATGAAGAATTATCAGAAAAATTAGAAAAAAGATTAAAAAAATAGTTGACGAAATATTAAAGTTATGATAGAATTATTTATGTTCGCAAAAGCGAATATGAACATTGAAAACGGAATAAAGAAAGACAACAATAAATCAACACAAACAAGGTGTAAAAAATCAAAACAGTGAAAACTGAGAAAAATCGAACGAAGAGTTTGATCCTGGCTCAGGATGAACGCTGACAGAATGCTTAACACATGCAAGTCGACTCGAGTCTTCGGACTTGGGTGGCGGACGGGTGAGTAACGCGTAAAGAACTTGCCTCATAGTCTGGGACAACATCTGGAAACGGATGCTAATACCGGATATTATGCTTTCTTCGCATGGAGGAAGTATGAAAGCTATATGCGCTATGAGAGAGCTTTGCGTCCCATTAGCTAGTTGGTGAGGTAACGGCCCACCAAGGCGATGATGGGTAGCCGGCCTGAGAGGGTGAACGGCCACAAGGGGACTGAGACACGGCCCTTACTCCTACGGGAGGCAGCAGTGGGGAATATTGGACAATGGACCAAAAGTCTGATCCAGCAATTCTGTGTGCACGATGACGTTTTTCGGAATGTAAAGTGCTTTCAGTCGGGAAGAAGCAAGTGACGGTACCGACAGAAGAAGCGACGGCTAAATACGTGCCAGCAGCCGCGGTAATACGTATGTCGCAAGCGTTATCCGGATTTATTGGGCGTAAAGCGCGTCTAGGCGGCAAGGAAAGTCTGATGTGAAAATGCGGGGCTCAACTCCGTATTGCGTTGGAAACTGCCTTACTAGAGTACTGGAGAGGTAGGCGGAACTACAAGTGTAGAGGTGAAATTCGTAGATATTTGTAGGAATGCCGATGGGGAAGCCAGCCTACTGGACAGATACTGACGCTAAAGCGCGAAAGCGTGGGTAGCAAACAGGATTAGATACCCTGGTAGTCCACGCTGTAAACGATGATTACTAGGTGTTGGGGGTCAAACCTCAGCGCCCAAGCTAACGCGATAAGTAATCCGCCTGGGGAGTACGTACGCAAGTATGAAACTCAAAGGAATTGACGGGGACCCGCACAAGCGGTGGAGCATGTGGTTTAATTCGACGCAACGCGAGGAACCTTACCAGCGTTTGACATCCTACAAAGAGTGCAGAGATGCGCTTGTGCTTCTTCGGAAGAATGTAGTGACAGGTGGTGCATGGCTGTCGTCAGCTCGTGTCGTGAGATGTTGGGTTAAGTCCCGCAACGAGCGCAACCCCTATCGTATGTTACCAGCCTTTAGTTGGGGACTCATGCGATACTGCCTGCGACGAGCAGGAGGAAGGTGGGGATGACGTCAAGTCATCATGCCCCTTATACGCTGGGCTACACACGTGCTACAATGGGTAGTACAGAGAGCGGCGAACCCGCGAGGGGGAGCAAATCTCAGAAAACTATTCTTAGTTCGGATTGTACTCTGCAACTCGAGTACATGAAGTTGGAATCGCTAGTAATCGCAAATCAGCAATGTTGCGGTGAATACGTTCTCGGGTCTTGTACACACCGCCCGTCACACCACGAGAGTTGGTTGCACCTGAAGTAGCAGGCCTAACCGTAAGGAAGGATGCTCCGAGGGTGTGGTTAGCGATTGGGGTGAAGTCGTAACAAGGTATCCGTACGGGAACGTGCGGATGGATCACCTCCTTTCTAAGGAGACAACATTGTTGTTCTTTCTATTCCGAATGCGTTCGTAGCTCAGCTGGTTAGAGCACACGCCTGATAAGCGTGAGGTCGGTGGTTCAAGTCCACTCGAACGCACCATATATGGGGATATAGCTCAGTTTGGGAGAGCGACGCACTTGCACTGCGTAGG encodes:
- a CDS encoding glucose-6-phosphate isomerase, encoding MKSISFDFKTSRQFISEEEIENIKPQITLATNILENGSGAGNDFLGWLSLPTNYDKEEFIRIQEAAEKIKKQSEVLVVIGIGGSYLGARAVIECLNHTFYNHLDSKKRNTPEIYFVGHNISGRYIKHLLEVIGDRDFSVNVISKSGTTTEPAIAFRIFKKKLEEKYGKKEAKERIFATTDAKKGALKSLAIQEGYETFVIPDNVGGRFSVFTAVGLLPIAVSGISISELMSGAKDGELEYSKTFDENICYQYAAVRNILYRKNISVELLVNYDPRFHFIAEWWKQLFGESEGKDGKGLFPAAVDLSTDLHSMGQYIQDGKRILMETVLQVEAEEEDITLELEKEDLDGLNYLAGKTMHEINQKAFSGTLLAHIDGGVPNFVITLPEVNAYYIGKLLYFFEKACGVSGYLLAVNPFNQPGVESYKKNMFALLGKKGYEELSEKLEKRLKK